In a single window of the uncultured Dysgonomonas sp. genome:
- a CDS encoding DUF6443 domain-containing protein: MKKIILIYLFCSCTFALYANRPYAGPTPETIGQYVSGDSINIQRSYTSSPGVSSFRFILTKAATVDIMLTVQTNSSTSNTKIQGIWKGVSMNEDYYDVSSDRTVLSLDAGVYVFLCFTTESKMNIELMFFDPYTIETDIDKVKPYAGPIPEYQGEKKSLDIIKYNKTFSSTPNATSIEFTLTQPSVVDIKLTGSTNGCRIDYIWKGVFSTDASYSINAKRTRLSLGVGVYVILFATTADLSINADISFYKTSATSPDIPPEVNPEIRPEADITSSGNYIYTRSYRADDQSVWLDNYQYFDGLGRPIQNVDVGIIPDKSGDLVTLQEYDAFGRESKSWLPAVVKGNNGAYVATNTVRDKAFTTYNDLAYASSILESSPESRVTQGYGPGQDWIDNKKGKKVQYLTNSSGNGVLACYSVVMTTPLTVNGYVQPGQLFVIKTLDEDENCVYEFKNGKGQTILLRQMNGSEKNDTYLVYDAIGNLCTVIPPMASNEIGTGNWTSAIDKYGYSYKYDAKNRCIAKKLPGCDWIYYVYDKADRLIFTQDGEQRAKTTKEWTFNKYDALGRLIISGIYKTNSTHDAMQSTYSTMVFTESYGTGNYGYTWNILASIPVDDVLLINYYDDYEAMLKTNSYYKTNLDYNAESGYGTRHSSAKGLLVGTRVKLIDSNGKSVNTTEGQIITAIYYDNRGRLIQTKSTNHLSGGLEKEYLAYNFTGQPTKRKHVHSATGKTTQTEIYSYTYDHAGRLTKTTHQLNAGTVITLASNTYDELGRLNTNQKHTHANLKTTYAYNVRSWTKSITNTLFTENLAYNSGGNINQMQWVQAGKTRKYNFTYDNLSRLKTATYTGDGNFNTAYTYDKHGNIKTLQRYGLTASATYGIIDNLTAEHTGNQLKYITDAGPNVTMSASMDFKDYAKGTGVEYTYNANGAMSKDLNKGISAITYNSLNLPRIVDIKNMNAEGRNEYTYSASGQKLKAVQKWNPNYSTAPVIGSGITVNALTQTHTTDYVGNIIYENGVLKRILVDGGYNEGGNYYFYINDHLGNNRVVANAAASVVQSTQYYPFGMPFADGTGQNAQPYKYNNKELDSRNGLNMYDYSARYMDFSFPHFPMVDPLAEKYYSWSPYAYVMNNPLKYVDPDGKSTRVKKLEDGTYEIIGGNLDDDDKNIYEYTQDKNGDYTIQGNSIGITTSLTSFYDSYANNGEGAWAMGSIINPNDNNGDIFLQGLMDDNPSLVGYMWNATGGEKYDFKRTNNTEEVVYAKPQDWYRGMPITNTEFTVSNGPVFTSAKDVGNIAAGYVAAIKGLSWGQARKGFDGLQKLQDVSIYSVEKPSSVNAQQYGFTRGQRRLIINSFSK, translated from the coding sequence ATGAAAAAAATAATACTTATATATTTATTCTGCTCCTGCACATTTGCTCTATATGCAAATCGTCCTTATGCAGGTCCTACACCAGAAACAATAGGACAGTATGTATCCGGAGACTCAATTAATATACAGCGGAGCTATACCTCTTCTCCCGGGGTAAGCAGTTTCAGATTTATACTGACCAAAGCGGCTACTGTAGATATAATGCTAACAGTCCAAACTAATTCATCAACTTCAAATACTAAGATACAAGGTATCTGGAAAGGAGTTTCTATGAATGAGGATTATTATGATGTGTCTTCGGACAGAACCGTACTTTCACTCGATGCGGGAGTCTATGTCTTTTTATGTTTCACGACAGAGTCAAAGATGAATATAGAATTAATGTTCTTCGATCCTTACACTATTGAAACCGACATTGATAAGGTAAAGCCTTATGCTGGTCCTATACCGGAATATCAAGGAGAAAAAAAGAGCCTTGATATTATAAAATATAATAAAACATTCTCTTCTACTCCTAACGCTACCAGTATAGAATTCACTTTGACACAGCCATCGGTAGTCGATATCAAATTAACAGGTTCTACAAATGGTTGTAGGATCGATTATATATGGAAAGGGGTGTTTTCAACGGATGCTTCTTATTCTATCAATGCCAAAAGGACACGGTTGAGCCTCGGAGTGGGAGTTTATGTTATACTTTTTGCAACAACGGCCGACTTATCTATAAATGCAGATATAAGCTTCTACAAGACTAGTGCCACCTCGCCCGACATACCCCCTGAGGTTAATCCGGAAATCCGTCCTGAAGCAGATATCACATCATCTGGCAATTATATTTATACACGATCATACAGAGCAGATGATCAATCTGTATGGCTGGATAACTACCAATATTTCGACGGTCTGGGACGACCTATTCAGAATGTGGATGTAGGTATTATTCCCGATAAGTCAGGTGATCTTGTCACACTGCAGGAATATGATGCTTTTGGAAGAGAATCAAAAAGCTGGCTACCAGCTGTAGTAAAAGGCAATAACGGGGCATATGTAGCAACAAATACGGTTCGAGATAAAGCATTCACAACATATAATGATCTGGCATATGCTAGCTCCATTTTGGAGTCATCACCGGAAAGCCGTGTTACTCAGGGTTATGGCCCTGGACAGGATTGGATTGATAACAAGAAAGGCAAAAAAGTCCAATACCTTACCAATAGCAGCGGTAATGGTGTCCTTGCATGCTATTCGGTTGTCATGACTACGCCATTGACTGTAAATGGGTATGTACAGCCAGGACAACTTTTTGTAATAAAAACATTGGATGAAGACGAAAACTGTGTTTATGAATTTAAAAATGGAAAAGGACAGACGATCCTTCTCCGTCAAATGAATGGAAGTGAAAAAAATGATACCTACCTTGTGTATGATGCTATAGGTAATTTATGTACTGTAATACCACCTATGGCTAGCAATGAAATCGGTACAGGTAATTGGACCAGTGCTATTGATAAATATGGCTATAGCTATAAATATGATGCAAAGAACCGCTGCATAGCCAAGAAACTACCCGGCTGCGACTGGATATATTATGTATACGACAAAGCCGACCGATTGATCTTTACCCAAGACGGGGAACAAAGGGCTAAAACGACAAAGGAATGGACATTCAATAAATACGATGCTCTCGGCAGGCTGATAATCTCCGGTATATACAAAACAAATTCCACCCATGATGCTATGCAAAGCACATACTCTACCATGGTTTTCACGGAATCATACGGAACCGGAAACTATGGTTATACGTGGAATATATTGGCGAGCATTCCGGTAGACGATGTGTTGCTTATTAATTATTATGATGATTATGAGGCAATGCTGAAAACAAACTCTTACTATAAAACCAATCTGGATTATAATGCCGAATCCGGATATGGGACAAGGCATTCGAGTGCGAAAGGATTATTGGTGGGCACGCGTGTTAAACTGATAGATTCGAATGGTAAGTCTGTAAATACAACAGAAGGACAGATTATAACTGCTATATATTACGATAATCGTGGAAGGCTAATACAAACTAAATCTACCAACCACCTGTCAGGAGGGTTGGAAAAGGAATATCTTGCCTACAACTTCACCGGGCAGCCGACCAAAAGGAAACATGTACATTCGGCCACAGGCAAAACCACCCAGACCGAAATATATAGCTATACCTACGACCATGCCGGACGACTGACCAAGACCACCCACCAACTGAACGCCGGTACGGTAATCACTCTGGCCAGTAATACCTACGACGAACTGGGAAGGTTGAATACTAATCAGAAGCATACACATGCTAATTTGAAAACGACATATGCGTATAATGTACGTTCGTGGACGAAGTCAATTACCAATACATTGTTTACTGAAAATCTGGCTTATAATTCCGGTGGTAATATCAACCAGATGCAATGGGTTCAGGCAGGAAAAACCAGAAAGTATAATTTTACCTATGACAACCTTTCCCGCCTGAAAACAGCAACCTATACCGGCGATGGCAACTTCAATACAGCCTATACCTACGACAAGCACGGCAATATCAAAACATTGCAACGCTACGGGCTGACCGCATCCGCTACCTACGGCATAATAGACAACCTGACAGCCGAACATACTGGTAACCAGTTGAAATACATCACCGATGCAGGGCCAAATGTAACCATGAGTGCTTCTATGGACTTTAAGGATTATGCCAAGGGCACAGGCGTGGAATACACCTACAATGCCAACGGTGCAATGAGCAAAGACCTGAACAAAGGAATATCGGCTATAACCTATAATAGCCTGAACCTACCGCGTATAGTAGATATTAAGAATATGAATGCCGAAGGACGCAATGAATATACTTATTCGGCATCGGGGCAGAAGCTAAAAGCAGTACAGAAGTGGAATCCAAACTATAGTACCGCTCCGGTGATAGGTTCGGGTATAACGGTTAATGCGCTTACCCAGACCCATACTACGGACTATGTAGGAAATATTATCTATGAAAATGGAGTATTGAAAAGAATTCTTGTGGATGGAGGTTATAATGAAGGCGGAAATTATTACTTTTACATCAATGACCATCTGGGTAACAACCGTGTGGTAGCCAATGCAGCGGCATCGGTGGTGCAGAGTACACAGTATTATCCTTTTGGTATGCCGTTTGCGGATGGTACGGGGCAAAACGCTCAGCCGTATAAGTATAATAATAAAGAGTTGGATTCGCGTAATGGATTGAATATGTATGATTATAGTGCAAGGTATATGGATTTTAGTTTTCCGCATTTTCCAATGGTCGATCCGTTGGCGGAGAAGTATTATAGTTGGAGTCCGTATGCGTATGTAATGAATAATCCATTGAAGTATGTAGATCCAGACGGAAAAAGTACACGAGTAAAAAAACTTGAAGATGGAACATATGAAATAATAGGTGGAAATTTGGATGATGATGATAAAAATATCTATGAATATACACAGGATAAAAATGGAGATTATACTATACAAGGAAATTCTATAGGGATAACAACTTCTCTAACTTCATTTTATGATAGTTATGCAAACAATGGAGAAGGGGCATGGGCTATGGGAAGTATAATTAATCCTAATGATAATAATGGAGATATCTTTTTACAAGGCTTGATGGATGACAATCCTTCTTTGGTTGGTTATATGTGGAATGCAACTGGAGGCGAAAAATACGATTTCAAGAGAACTAATAATACGGAGGAAGTCGTATATGCAAAACCACAAGATTGGTACCGAGGTATGCCTATAACAAATACTGAATTTACTGTCAGCAATGGTCCAGTGTTCACTTCGGCTAAAGATGTAGGAAATATAGCAGCGGGATATGTGGCTGCAATTAAAGGTCTTAGTTGGGGACAGGCACGGAAAGGTTTTGACGGCTTGCAAAAATTACAAGATGTGAGTATTTACTCAGTAGAAAAGCCATCATCAGTAAATGCTCAACAATATGGTTTTACAAGAGGGCAGAGGAGATTAATCATAAATAGTTTTTCTAAATAA
- a CDS encoding RHS repeat-associated core domain-containing protein yields MANSSGTVIQKNHYYPFGTAFAETTTAEQGKQPYKYSDKELDQMHGLNLYDYFARYYESAIGRFTSVDPLAEEYYSWSLYTYVMNNPLKFIDPDGKKLRLVNAPNFALMNIAKVAATSRGGEMLNYLIQHPKTINVHGLVFKINSTYDDYEVTYANNSLVSGGVGAPTPGYIAMGHEMRHGYDHLNGYFRSARLLSTAERQNTESNAVSFANYLRSVYSLSPLRNSYPSTGIPDGSSRFYSMPSGNESVSNFKFLGRKDNIDKKNQAKISVAGFSYIKTIENFDIWGRSQGIQTKTYYMTVNVDENRNVNYKIYENEDEYKKNAGL; encoded by the coding sequence GTGGCTAATAGTAGTGGTACAGTTATTCAGAAGAATCATTATTATCCGTTTGGTACTGCATTTGCTGAAACAACTACAGCCGAACAGGGCAAACAGCCTTATAAGTATAGTGACAAGGAGTTGGATCAGATGCACGGGCTAAATCTGTATGACTATTTCGCCAGGTATTATGAAAGTGCAATAGGCCGGTTTACTTCAGTCGATCCATTGGCCGAGGAGTATTATAGCTGGTCACTGTATACTTATGTGATGAATAACCCATTAAAGTTTATTGATCCAGATGGTAAAAAACTGAGATTAGTTAATGCTCCTAATTTTGCATTGATGAATATAGCTAAAGTTGCTGCAACGTCAAGAGGAGGTGAAATGCTGAATTATTTGATACAGCATCCGAAAACAATTAATGTACATGGACTTGTATTTAAAATCAATAGTACTTATGATGACTATGAAGTAACATATGCTAATAATTCTTTGGTTTCAGGAGGGGTTGGCGCCCCTACTCCAGGTTATATTGCAATGGGGCACGAGATGAGACACGGTTACGATCATTTGAATGGTTACTTTAGATCAGCCCGCTTACTTTCTACAGCAGAGAGACAAAACACAGAGTCCAATGCTGTTAGTTTTGCAAATTATCTAAGATCAGTTTATTCATTATCACCCCTGAGGAACAGCTATCCATCTACTGGAATACCAGACGGTAGTTCGAGGTTTTATTCAATGCCTTCTGGTAATGAGAGCGTTTCTAATTTTAAATTTTTAGGACGGAAAGATAATATAGATAAAAAAAATCAAGCAAAGATCTCAGTTGCAGGTTTTAGTTACATCAAGACTATTGAAAATTTCGATATTTGGGGTAGATCTCAAGGAATTCAAACTAAAACTTACTATATGACTGTTAATGTAGATGAAAATAGAAATGTTAACTATAAAATATATGAAAATGAAGATGAATATAAAAAGAATGCTGGCCTCTAG
- a CDS encoding FISUMP domain-containing protein: MGYDIKGDLYQWGRPKDEHQIRTSATTTTLSNSNTPGHANFIISTSSPSDWLSGGSNTSRWGDGTTNENMAKAANDPCPAGWKVPSYKQWASIYTNTTATTPNTWTWTTSGYKVGDALFLPAAGSRGHGTASTVNGVGSSSYYWSSTVTSIYSYHLYFRSDSVLPAYSSNRAYGFSVRCVSE; the protein is encoded by the coding sequence GTGGGCTATGACATCAAGGGCGACCTCTACCAGTGGGGAAGGCCTAAGGACGAACACCAGATTCGCACAAGTGCAACTACAACCACCCTCTCGAACAGCAATACTCCGGGGCATGCGAACTTTATCATCAGTACCAGCTCTCCTTCTGACTGGCTTTCGGGCGGCAGCAATACTTCCCGGTGGGGCGACGGCACGACCAACGAGAACATGGCAAAAGCCGCTAACGACCCGTGTCCTGCTGGGTGGAAGGTGCCGAGCTATAAACAGTGGGCAAGTATATATACCAATACCACTGCTACGACACCAAACACCTGGACATGGACTACGAGCGGATACAAAGTTGGCGACGCCTTATTCCTGCCCGCTGCCGGCTCCCGCGGCCACGGCACTGCTTCGACGGTAAACGGCGTGGGTAGCTCCAGCTACTACTGGAGTAGTACGGTTACCAGTATCTACTCGTACCATCTGTACTTCCGCAGCGACAGCGTCCTCCCTGCGTACAGCAGCAACCGTGCGTACGGTTTCTCTGTCCGCTGTGTTTCAGAATAA
- a CDS encoding glycoside hydrolase, with the protein MKNILSILFLVAVVPLYGTDFYKEYRAGWLKKAEQNTPRLIETLKQPRRLVEIISDKESYQGWKVVESQSDKKLSEISLKQQKSYIIDFGEHLTGYVSFSLKSLDERTPDSPVRLKFTFGEVPSEVSTPFDPYTGDLCRAWLQDETVTVMNVSETIQIGRRLSFRYIKAELIGEPHFDFAISDITCRAVTSVSVVPDPLSASVPEIITEIDRIGLATLKECMQTVFEDGPKRDQRLWIGDLYLQSMANNYSYRQFDLTRRCLYLVAGLSDENGYLNANVFERPEPHAQQKQFLLEYALLFNATLKDYLIATNDLQTAYDLWPVAKKQLEIVRTYTQENGLMDFERANSEWWVFFDWKPGLHKEVALQGVSIFALKETYELARLIGKEKEITYIPSMVKKMSKAAYKEYYDKQSGLFVGKLDNQISYASQIWMVLSGVPTQKEAQRALYGLSSSDSAITPGTPYLYHYYIQAMINSGMEKEANEALVDYWGGMVRRDADTFWEAYDPNDDFISPYKFHPMNSYCHAWSCTPVYFIRKYPEIFNPTYALEK; encoded by the coding sequence ATGAAAAACATCCTTTCTATTTTATTTTTAGTAGCTGTTGTGCCTCTTTATGGAACAGACTTTTATAAGGAATATCGAGCTGGCTGGTTGAAGAAAGCAGAACAAAATACTCCTCGTTTGATAGAAACTTTAAAACAGCCACGTAGACTGGTAGAAATTATTTCAGATAAAGAATCATATCAGGGATGGAAGGTAGTTGAATCTCAATCTGACAAAAAGCTTTCGGAGATTTCATTAAAACAACAAAAAAGCTATATTATTGATTTCGGAGAACATTTAACTGGTTATGTGTCATTTAGTCTTAAATCGCTTGATGAAAGAACCCCCGACTCTCCGGTCAGACTAAAATTTACTTTTGGTGAAGTCCCTTCAGAAGTATCAACACCTTTTGATCCCTACACAGGTGATCTGTGCAGAGCTTGGTTACAGGACGAAACAGTAACTGTAATGAATGTTTCTGAAACAATTCAAATAGGACGAAGATTATCATTCAGATATATTAAAGCAGAGCTAATTGGTGAGCCACACTTCGATTTTGCAATTTCTGATATTACTTGCAGAGCGGTAACATCAGTCTCCGTAGTACCTGACCCGTTATCTGCTTCGGTACCGGAAATTATAACAGAGATCGACCGCATAGGATTAGCTACACTTAAGGAGTGTATGCAAACCGTATTCGAAGACGGACCTAAAAGAGATCAACGACTTTGGATTGGTGATCTTTATCTGCAATCAATGGCAAATAATTATTCGTATCGTCAATTTGACCTGACACGCCGCTGTTTATACCTTGTTGCAGGGTTGAGTGATGAAAATGGATATTTAAATGCCAATGTATTCGAAAGGCCTGAACCTCATGCACAACAAAAACAATTTTTACTAGAGTATGCTCTTTTATTTAACGCTACTTTAAAAGATTACCTGATTGCAACTAATGATTTACAGACAGCCTATGATCTCTGGCCTGTGGCAAAAAAACAACTTGAAATTGTTAGAACTTACACACAAGAGAATGGTTTGATGGATTTTGAGAGAGCAAATAGTGAATGGTGGGTGTTTTTTGACTGGAAGCCCGGGTTACATAAAGAAGTTGCATTACAAGGTGTTTCGATTTTTGCCTTAAAAGAAACTTATGAACTCGCGCGGCTGATTGGTAAAGAGAAAGAAATTACCTATATCCCTTCGATGGTGAAGAAAATGAGTAAAGCTGCATACAAAGAATACTACGATAAACAGTCGGGGTTGTTTGTTGGAAAACTTGATAATCAGATATCGTATGCTTCTCAAATATGGATGGTACTGTCCGGTGTACCAACCCAAAAAGAAGCTCAAAGAGCTTTGTATGGATTATCCTCTTCCGATAGTGCAATAACTCCAGGCACCCCTTATCTCTATCATTACTATATCCAGGCAATGATAAATTCAGGAATGGAAAAGGAGGCAAATGAAGCATTAGTAGATTATTGGGGAGGAATGGTTCGTAGAGATGCAGACACATTCTGGGAAGCATATGATCCTAACGATGATTTTATTTCGCCTTACAAATTTCACCCAATGAACAGTTACTGCCATGCATGGAGCTGCACACCAGTCTACTTTATCAGGAAATATCCGGAAATATTTAACCCGACTTACGCATTAGAAAAATAG
- a CDS encoding RagB/SusD family nutrient uptake outer membrane protein — MKKIIYTFLIVFSFAILGACTDLEEKMYSSIGSEGFIHTKEDILSLALAPYDQAYASMKMVFEVQENMGDHWATYTRNGTTWYNNGKGLRTHQHTWTWDDDYVSVWNAPWRGIILINNTLDILDKINPEDYSMDRQEFNNLYWSNRTLRAWFYIRLFDFYRNIPIYRSVEDNSKNIENQVTPQEAFSFIEQELIDALAKLPKKESLGGNKENQQRWNKAGAAALLVRLYLNSEKWTGVSRYDKCAEYAQKIIDGEYGPYAIDDEWDEPFKWNNDTSDELIYAFASDLNYSNYHYSSDVYFWTLSPGGTTTNYFLFSKKGNSSTKFALTPSMDVDGVEYSYDLGKPVTKFKKYPSDYRLKLYKNLGNGEREGMFLFGKIPNLLQGGFLKQGNKVDDVILRDQAGFFNDAPEGAIIDDKRSGILYADDNSGWRAVKYPFYPDTDGDKAYATDYAEIRLAEIYYSLAECKLRGGDVMAAGDLLNVVRKRNYPAVDYPTSLYQGTVDPKGNVTLDMNEMLDEWGREFLGEFRRRTDLCRFNRFTEAWWDKPQSESFREILPISRTTLAANPNLKQNPGYDSY, encoded by the coding sequence ATGAAAAAGATAATTTATACTTTTTTAATCGTTTTCTCATTTGCTATTTTGGGAGCATGCACAGATCTTGAAGAGAAAATGTATAGCTCAATCGGATCAGAAGGGTTTATTCATACTAAAGAGGATATTTTATCTCTCGCTCTTGCTCCTTACGATCAGGCATATGCTTCGATGAAAATGGTTTTCGAAGTACAGGAAAATATGGGAGATCATTGGGCAACTTATACCCGCAACGGAACTACATGGTACAATAATGGTAAGGGACTTCGTACCCATCAACATACATGGACATGGGATGACGATTATGTAAGTGTCTGGAATGCTCCCTGGAGAGGAATTATACTAATAAACAACACGTTAGATATTTTAGATAAAATTAATCCGGAGGACTATTCGATGGATCGCCAGGAGTTTAATAATTTATATTGGAGTAACCGAACGCTCAGAGCATGGTTTTATATAAGATTATTTGATTTTTATCGTAATATTCCTATCTATCGAAGTGTCGAAGATAATAGTAAAAATATTGAAAATCAGGTTACTCCGCAAGAAGCATTTAGTTTTATAGAACAAGAGCTTATCGATGCGTTGGCAAAGCTTCCCAAAAAAGAGAGTTTGGGTGGTAATAAAGAAAACCAACAGAGATGGAATAAAGCAGGGGCTGCTGCGCTTTTGGTTCGCCTTTATCTAAATTCTGAGAAATGGACAGGGGTATCTCGCTATGATAAGTGTGCAGAATATGCCCAAAAGATTATCGACGGAGAATATGGACCTTATGCGATTGATGATGAATGGGATGAACCTTTTAAGTGGAATAATGATACCTCTGATGAATTGATATATGCATTTGCAAGTGATTTAAACTATTCGAATTATCATTATTCAAGTGATGTCTATTTCTGGACACTTTCTCCCGGAGGAACAACTACAAATTATTTTCTATTCTCAAAGAAAGGAAATAGCAGTACCAAGTTCGCTTTAACACCAAGTATGGATGTCGACGGTGTTGAGTATAGTTATGATCTGGGTAAGCCTGTTACCAAATTTAAGAAATATCCGTCGGACTACCGCCTGAAACTTTATAAAAATCTTGGCAACGGTGAACGCGAAGGAATGTTTTTGTTCGGAAAAATTCCCAATCTCTTACAGGGTGGTTTTCTTAAACAAGGCAATAAGGTCGATGATGTGATTCTTCGGGATCAGGCAGGTTTTTTTAACGACGCACCAGAAGGAGCAATAATTGACGATAAACGTTCGGGAATTCTTTATGCAGATGATAATTCCGGTTGGCGTGCGGTGAAATACCCATTTTATCCTGACACAGACGGAGATAAAGCATATGCAACCGATTATGCAGAGATACGTCTTGCCGAAATTTATTATTCGCTTGCCGAATGCAAACTCAGAGGGGGAGATGTAATGGCTGCAGGCGATTTGCTGAACGTAGTAAGAAAGCGTAACTATCCGGCCGTAGACTATCCTACATCATTATATCAAGGTACAGTAGATCCTAAGGGGAATGTTACTCTTGATATGAATGAGATGCTTGATGAATGGGGACGCGAATTTTTGGGAGAGTTCCGTCGTCGTACAGATCTATGCCGCTTTAATCGCTTTACCGAAGCATGGTGGGATAAACCTCAGTCAGAGTCATTCAGAGAAATATTGCCAATAAGTCGTACAACACTCGCAGCAAATCCTAATCTGAAACAAAATCCGGGTTATGATAGTTATTGA